In a single window of the Platichthys flesus chromosome 5, fPlaFle2.1, whole genome shotgun sequence genome:
- the LOC133954155 gene encoding glycine receptor subunit beta-like has product MAAGLRLGFFMWLLLCCCQLITSKEGKSTKKGKKGKQVVCPAQLSPEDLAQVPANSTSNILNRLMVSYDPRIRPNFQGIPVESKVNIFINSFGSIQETTMDYRINIFLRQRWNDPRLRLPTDFKSEALTVDPKMFQCLWKPDLFFANEKSANFHDVTQDNILLFIFRNGDVLISMRLSVTLSCPLDLKLFPMDTQMCKMQLESFGYTTSDLVFMWQSDPVQMDEIALPQFDIKQEDIKYGNCTKFYQGTGYYTCVEVIFTLRRQVGFYLMGVYAPTLLIVVLSWLSFWINPDASAARVPLGILSVLSLSSESMLLASELPKVSYVKAIDIWLITCLLFGFSSLVEYAVVQVMLNSPKRIEEEKTKMANKEKALREKEGKMESNKTNTVNGTGGTPIHVNTLQVVETRCKKVCTSKSDLRSNDFSIVGSLPRDFELSNFDCYGKAVEVTGALKSQNKSNKKPPPPKAVIPAAAKRVDLYARALFPFSFLFFNVVYWSVYL; this is encoded by the exons ATGGCTGCTGGATTGAGATTGGGTTTCTTTATGTGGTTGCTGCTCTGTTGTTGTCAACTGATCACATCCAAAGAGGGGAAATCcacaaagaaaggaaagaaaggcAAGCAAGTTGTCTGTCCAGC CCAGTTGTCCCCAGAAGATTTGGCCCAGGTTCCAGCTAACTCCACCTCCAACATCTTGAACCGTCTGATGGTCAGTTATGACCCGAGAATAAGACCTAACTTCCAAG gTATCCCGGTTGAGTCGAAGGTAAACATCTTCATTAATAGCTTTGGGTCCATCCAGGAGACCACTATG GATTacagaataaatatatttcttcGTCAGAGATGGAATGATCCGCGCCTACGACTTCCAACTGACTTTAAGAGTGAAGCTCTAACAGTTGATCCCAAGATGTTCCAGTGTTTGTGGAAACCAGACCTTTTCTTTGCCAACGAGAAATCGGCTAACTTCCATGATGTTACACAGGACAATATTCTGCTGTTCATCTTTAGGAATGGCGATGTCTTGATCAGCATGAG GCTGTCGGTGACGCTGTCTTGTCCCTTGGATCTTAAACTCTTCCCGATGGACACGCAGATGTGTAAGATGCAGCTGGAGAGCT TTGGATATACCACCAGCGATCTTGTGTTTATGTGGCAGTCTGACCCAGTTCAGATGGATGAGATTGCTCTTCCGCAGTTTGATATTAAACAAGAGGACATCAAATATGGAAACTGCACAAAGTTCTACCAAGGAACAG GATACTACACCTGTGTTGAAGTGATTTTTACATTGCGTCGGCAGGTTGGTTTCTATTTGATGGGAGTTTATGCCCCAACtttgttgattgttgttttgtCCTGGTTATCATTCTGGATAAACCCTGATGCTTCAGCTGCAAGGGTGCCACTGG GTATATTATCAGTACTCTCTCTGTCCAGTGAGAGTATGCTCTTGGCATCTGAGCTACCAAAGGTTTCCTATGTAAAGGCTATTGATATTTGGCTCATCACCTGTCTGCTTTTTGGGTTTTCGTCACTTGTGGAATATGCTGTGGTGCAG GTGATGCTGAACAGCCCCAAACGAattgaggaggagaaaactaaAATGGCCAACAAGGAAAAAGcgttgagagagaaagaagggaagaTGGAGTCAAATAAAACTAACACAGTGAATGGGACAGGTGGAACACCCATACATGTCAACACATTGCAG GTGGTTGAAACTCGCTGTAAGAAAGTTTGCACCTCTAAGTCGGACCTTCGATCGAATGACTTCAGCATCGTGGGATCTTTACCTCGAGATTTTGAACTTTCCAACTTTGACTGTTATGGTAAAGCAGTCGAAGTGACAGGAGCCCTCAAGTCCCAAAACAAAAGTAACAAGAAACCCCCACCACCAAAAGCTGTCATACCTGCTGCTGCAAAACGCGTTGACCTCTATGCAAGAGCCCTCTtccctttctccttcctcttcttcaatGTTGTCTACTGGTCGGTCTATTTGTGA